In Candidatus Electrothrix scaldis, the genomic window GGGAAGACAGAAGCTGGTTCTCCGTGCGCACTGAAGTGCGGAGCAAACATGCTGACTCGCATCTGGGCCATGTTTTTACTGACGGACCAGCACCCACCGAATTGCGCTATTGCATGAATTCAGCAGCACTCCGTTTTATTCCTGCCGAAGACCTGGAAAAAGAGGGCTATGGTGCCTACAGCAATCTCTTTCCTGAAATCAAACGCTGAATCGTCCATCATTCCACCTCCTGATTATCCTGCATGCCCCGTATTTCCGTTGTTATCCCCTGTTATAATCAGGGGATCTTTGTTGATGAAGCTATCAATTCCGTTCTCGCCCAGACCTGGCAGGATTATGAAATCATCGTGGTCAACGATGGTTCAACTGACTCCTTTACCGACAGCCATCTCAGGAAGCTGGATTTCCCCAAGACCCGGGTTCTCCACACAACAAATCAGGGCTTAGCCTCTGCCAGAAATAATGGTATCCGGGAGGCCCAAGGCGAGTACATCCTACCTCTGGATGCGGATGATCGGATCGGCCCAACCTACCTGGAGCAGGCCATACGTTTGCTGGATAACGATCCAGAGTTGGGAATAGTCTATTGCAAGGCCCAGCTCTTCGGTGATGTAGAAACCGAGTGGTTGCTCCCTGAATTTTCCCTCCAACGAATCCTGCTGGATAACATCATCTTCTGCACGGCCTTTTTCAAAAAAAGCGACTGGCAGGCTGTTGGTGGTTTTGATTCAGCCATGATTTATGGCTGGGAGGATTACGATTTCTGGCTTTCCTTGCTCGAAATGGGCCGCAAGGTTGTTCAGATCCAGGACATCCTCTTTTACTACCGGGTTGCTGCTGATTCAATGGTCCGGGCCCGACCAAGGCAGCATAAGGTGGAGAGTTTTGCCCGCATCTTCCGAAAACACCCAGATCTCTATGCCCAACATATAGAGGTCTGGGTTGATAAGCTGTTGGACGTCACAGAACCTTATCATCAGGCAGCCCTTTTCCCGGAAGGCAGTAAGGCCGAAAATCACCCTGATTTGGTCCGTAAAATAGACCCTGGCATCCGTCGCTTGCAATTCACGCTCACTCCGGAGCAGGGACGTTCATTTATTTTCCGACCAGCTGATCACCAGGTTATTCTTCGCATTCAGAGAATTTCTTTGGAAGGATCAGATGACAACGAGAACCCGGTTACCTATTCCCATACGGCGGATTTCATCCAAGATGGTGCCTTCTTTTTCTGTTCTTCAATCCCCTCATTGCAGCTTCACCTTCCTGAGCATGATAGAGCGAAGGACTCATATTTTCTCATTATAGAAATTGAATATCTGGCCTTTGGTCAGGACTGCCTTCCTCTCCTCGTCAACCTGTTAAAAGACCAGATGACCAAGCCTGATGAATCTCTTAGTCCCCCTGTTTCTCCTGCTCAATCAGTATTCTGGTCATTTAGGGTAAAATGGTTCATAAAAGCACTTTCCTATCGCTTAATTCCGGCTCGTCGTTTTCATTATCAAAAAATAGAGCAAAGTGGTCTCTTTGATAACGAATTTTACTTGAACGGAGATCCAGAACTTGCCCTGCTAGGACTTGATCCTTTGCTCCATTATCTTGAAAATGGAGCAAAGGAACGGAGAAAGCCTAATCCCCTTTTTGACGTAGCATGGTATTGCCATGAGTATAAATTAACAGCAGAACAAGACCCGCTACTTCATTATATTGAACAGGGCTGGAAGCAGGGTAATAAACCCCATCCCCTCTTTTTTACCTCCTATTACGCCGAGAAATACCCAGAAAGTATTGCTGAAAACCAGACGCCCCTTGCCCATTATCTGAAGTTGGAGAACAGAATCTCCCAGAGCCCTATGCCCTTTTTTGACATGGGGTATTATTGTGAGCGCAATCCCACAATACGAAAAGGATGGACTTTCCCTCTTCTTCATTTTTGGCGATTTGGCAATGAGGAAGAGCAGCTGCCAACCCCCCTGTTCGATCCAGAGTTTTATCGGGAGACCTATCAGCTGGAGGAGCTTTCCCATGTAGGGCTTTTTCTCCATTATGCAGAGCAAGGCTGGAAGAAAGAATATCGGCCCTCAGCCTTATTTGATGCGGAGTTTTATAATTCTACCTATCCAGAGTCTCAGAATACCTTTAATCCCCTGGAATATTATCAGGAGCATGGCCTCACAGCTGGACATTACCCATGTCGCGAGATCGCAGACTTACCGAAGAAACCGGTTATCAGCATCCTGGTCCCAGTCTTCAACACCGATGAGGGATTACTGCGCCGCTGTATTCACTCGGTTTTGTATCAGGCATACCCCCATTGGGAGCTCTGCCTGGTGGACGACGGGAGTTCTGCTGAGCACATTCCTCCCCTTCTTAAAGAATATGCTGCCCGGGATAAGCGAATAAAGATCAGTCTGGAAAAAGAAAATGTTGGTATTTCCCTGGTCACGAATAAGGCTGCTCAACTGGCCAGCGGCGAATATTTTGCCTTCTTGGATCATGATGATGAGCTCACCCTAGATGCCTTATACCAAGTTGTTTTGGCAATTAATACCTATGATCCCGATGCCCTGTACAGCGATGAGGAACTCATTGATTGGAGGGGACTACGCTGCACCAATTTTTATAAGTCCGACTATAACCCTGAGTTATTGCTCTGCCATAATTATATCACCCATTTTTTTGTGACCAGAAGTACCCTGTTTCGGCAGGTGGGAGGCCTGTCAGCCGAGTGTACTGGTGCCCAGGATTATGATCTGGTCCTGAAAGTCGCAGAGCAGAGTAAGCGGATTCACCATATTCGTCGTTCGCTGTACCGATGGCGGGCCGCAGAGACTTCTACCAGTATTCATCATGACCAAAAGGATTATGCTGATGCAGCTGGCCTAAAAGCCTTGAGCAATGCTGTTGAACGGAGAGGCATGGAGGCCACGGTCCAGCGTGGTCCGTTGAATTTTTATTATCGCTTACAGCGCCAAGCAAAGGAGACCTGTCAGGTTACGGCCTTGATCAGGGTTTCTGATAAGATGGAAACTCCGGGAGAGTGGTTGCAAGAGTTGCTCGCAAGGACGGCCTATCCGCATATTGACTATATAGTTTTACTCCGAGGTGATAAGGAAGATATCTCAGTGGAACTTCCAGAAGCACTGCTAACTCGGATCAACTTTTATCAACTGGAAGAACAGGAAACAGAGGCTGCGGCCTTGAACCGGCTTGCGGAACAGGCTATGGGTGAGCACCTTATTTTTCTCCAACCGGGCATCTTGCCGCAGGAGGAAAACTGGGTGGAGACAATGCTCGCTTATTCGCAGGAAGAGGGCTGCGGGGTGGTCGGTGGAGTAGTTGCAGGGCCTGATGAAGAGATCAATAACCTGGCTTTGCCAGATCTCTCGGATAAGAGCTGCCAAGCCTTTCGTTCTCTGCTCACCGAAGGCTCAGTCCACCTTAACGGGATGCACTGCCCCCAAAATGTCCTTGCTTGCTCCTTTGATTTCTGCATGATCGAGATCAAGTTGTTTCGGACTATGCAGGGTTTTGACGGAGAAAGCTTCCCTGAGTATCTCTACGATATTGATTTTTGCCTTCGTCTCAGAGAGGCAGGGAGAGAACATATTTTTACCCCCTTTTGCAAGGCCGTTATCACAGCATCGAAAGAGAGGTTTTCCTCGACAGAAGACTGGATTGATGAAAAGATATGTTTTCAGAAAAGGTGGAGAGCTGTCCTAGAGTATAACCCCTATTATAACGAAAACCGGTTGCTCACTGAACTTCAGGTTTCACGGGAAGAGTGGTTGCACTGGATTGCTGGGGGGGGTAGGCTATAGTGGGCCCCACAAATGAGACAGTGTGTTAAGGTAGAATTTGCACTGTCTCAATAGGAGAAACTATGAAGAGAAGAAAGTACAGCAGCAAAATGAAAGCAAAGGTTCGCAGGAACGTTGCGAAGCCACGCTGCCTTACAGCAGGGCCTTGCTTTTTCCGTATCTTACGGCCCAAATGATGCCCAGGGTTGAAACCCTGGGCTATGTCCGCTCGTCCCTACGGGACGGGGAATCCACCAGATTCTGCTGCAACATAGCGGCTTCTCTTTTTCTTGTTGCGTGCCTCCGCAATCAACAATCCACAGCTCGCAATTTTATTGCGTTGGCTTGCAGGAATAATGCATGCTCTCGCTTCTTTCCTGCGAAGGCTTGCGATAAAGAAGCAAGGTGTCGCAGGAACGTTGCAAGGCGTTGCAATGTAATTGCGAGAGCCCGCTTTCTTGTTGCGAGGGTTGGCAATTACGTTGCGAAGCCACGCTACCTTACAGCAGGGCCTTGCTTTTTTCTTCTGATGGAGCCGTCAACAGCGTCCCGTAGGGACTGCCGGTAATAGCCCCGTGATTTATCGCGGGGGCTAGATGCGATTGCGGTATGAAGGACCAGGGGAAAACCCTGGGCTATTTTCGTTCGTCCCTCCGGGACGGGTTATCCGAATACATACCGTTCATCGTATTTAGTCTGATGTTTTTTCAGCAACAACAGGAACTCCTCTTCAAAGGAACTGAAACGGTGGTGTTCCTGCTGATTGTCGATATAGGCGATGATTCGTTCAAGCTGCGAAACACTGACACTGAATCCGGCGTAGCCTTCCTGCCAGGGAAAATGTTGATGTTGCGGAAAGGTGTCGTGGACCCATTTGGAGGCGTTGCCCTTGATCAGCTGGACCGCCTGTGCCACGGACAGGGTTGACGGAAGGGAGACAAGCTGGTGAATATGATCTTCCGTGCCGCCGATCCGCAACGAGGCCATCTTATGTTTCCGGGCTGTTCCGCTCATATATTTGTGCAGGCGTTCGCGGATGTCCGCTGTGATCCAGGGTTCCCGGTCTTTGGTGCTGAACACGTAATGGATGTGGCAACTGATGTATGAATGCGACATGGCGTGCTCCTTCTTTTGTCCCGTAGGGACATTCGGTAATAGCCCGGTGTTTCAACGCCGGGTGGTCTTGGGTTATGCCTGAATCCCCAGGGTTAAAACCCTGGGCTATTTTCATTCGTCCCTACGGGACGGATTAATCCCCCGGCAACACAGCATCCTGGGCCATGCCCGCAACCTCGGGATAAACAGCGTTCGCGGGTTTCTGATGGATCAATTGCATGGTTTCGTTCCGATCCTCAGCATGCTCACCGTCCAACGCTCACGAGTGTCAGCGTTCAACCCTGACGAGTGTCACCGTCCCCCCAACCGCTCCATCAGGAAGAGCAGCTCTGCGGCATCGTGATAATACAGAACAGGGTCATCAGCCAGGGCTGCATCACGGGAGCCCTTGAGCACGGCAAGCAGGAGGGGTACCGTAGGGGCGACCGGCCGGTCGCCCCTACCCGCCTCGGCAATTTGGTGTAACGCCTGCGCCATTTCCTTAGCCTTGCCCTGCTGCATTGCCTCCACAATTTGGTCAGCTAATTTGCCGCCCGGTGTTTGCGCATAACCGCCCTGCCTGCGATAGGCAAGATAGGCAGCCCGCGCCTGTTGCCAAGCTGCTTTGGCGGCAGCGGCGTTGCCTTCTGACAATTCAATATAGCGTAAGATGCTGAAAGTCTTCCACGGCTCGGCAGCAATGCCAATTTCTTGGGCGCATTCAATAGCCCGTTTGATTTCCTGCCGTGCCTCGTCAGAGCGTTTGAGCTTACGCAAGGTCTCTGCAATATTATTGCGAACCGCTCCTTCATAGCGTATATCCTTCAAGTCTGCATAGATGCAAGCGGCCTGTCTATAAAAATTGATCGCCTCATCCGGGCGGTGCAGGCAATCATCGTAAAGATTACCCAGCATAGTCAGATTTTCAGCCTGCCCCGACAAGTTTTTGTGCAGAGTGTTCATCTCCAAGGAACGGCGGTAGGCTGTTTCCGCCTCCTCATACTGTTCATCCCCTTGATGCACCATGCCGATTTCATGCCAGACTGTGGCAACTGAGGCAACTGAGGCCGGTTCTTTTAGCTCTTCAAAGAGTTGCAGTATCTCCTGATTCTCCGCTAAGGCATCGATATAGCGTTTTTGGAGACGGCACAATCTTGCCAACTGACCTTTGGTTACTGCCAGTTGCCGAAAGTCTTGTTGATCTTTTGATTGAGTGATAGCCTCCTTATATTTATCAGCAGCTTGATCTAACCGGCCAAGGTCAACCAAGCTATCGCCTTGGCTGGACAAAGCGACTACCGCCATATGCTCACCCAACTTGCCTATGCCCTCAAACAATTGTTCGCTTTTTAAAAAGTAGTCATAGGCAGAGTCAATCTGTCCGCTTAATTGCAACGCATCGCCCCACAAAATGTGCGCCATTGCCAGATCATAATCAGCTCCCTCATAAGCTGTTGTACCAGCAGCCTGTGTCTTTTTCAGCAGAGCTTGAGCCTTTTCATAAGCAGCTTGTAGTTCGCCCTGCTCACGCAGCCGTTCAATTACCAGTTGTTCTTGTTGAAAACGAGCTTTGCCCCAATCGGGAAGCATGTTGGCAGTCTTCTGCCTCAGCTCTACTGCACGAGTCAAAGCTTGGGGACGATTCAAAGGAGCCAATAGCTGTTCAATTGTTCCGGCTATAGCACTCACTTCTTCCGCCTTGGTCGGATTTGCGGCAATCTCCTGTTCCAGATACTCCAGCAGAGCCACAAGATTGGGTAACTCCAGCAAGGTCAACTGGCTGCTAACATTTGTCCTTTTAACTATCTGTTGATACATAAGGCTGATTAATTGAGTCATAGCTTTGGCCCAAGCTGTTTCCAACTCAGCAAGTTGGTCTGCGCTTTGTCCAAGCCGGAGATAAGCAGGCAACGCAGGATCAAGATTCAGATAGGCAGGTTTTTGAGGTTCCCCCAGCCCGACTTCAATCAGCTGTGTAGCCATCGCTTTGACTTCATCATCATCAATACCCAGCACTCGTTTTATAATCGCTAAACTCCCACCCCCATGAAACACAGCCAGCCCCTTGATCTGCTCCCGCATCTCCGGCGGCAGGCGGCGCAGGGACAGCTCCACGCTGGCATACAGGGAATTCTCCCGATCCCCCGGATTGGCCGCCTCCAGCCGGGCCATAAGTTCCGCTGCCGACGCAGCCGTCACCCGCACCCCGTTGACCACCTCCCGTGCCAGCAGCACCAAAGCGCGGGGATGGCAGTTCACGGTCTCCACCAGCTCGTCAATCTCCTTGGGCGTGGTTGCGCTGTCATCCCTTGGCGGCTCCCAGCCGTGCAGGGCCATGACCTGCTCCACCAGTTTGACCGCCTCTGGTCGATCAAGCCGCCCAAGCTCCACCGTGTTCTTTGTCCCGCTGAAAGGCGAGGGCAAGGCTTCCCGGCTGGTAAAGAGCAGGCAACAGTCCGGCGCAGCCTCCAGCAGCTGCTGGCAAAGGTCGAGCAGTTCGCTCACATCCGCAGCACCGGCAGGATTGCACCCCTCATGGTCAGGCAGCACACTCTCCATATTGTCCAGCAGGATCAGGGTCGGGTGATCCCGCAGGGCACGCTCCACCGGCTGGCGGGCCAGGGCCAAGGCATCGCCGTCCTGTTCAGGATAGGTTGCAACGCTGTACTGGGGCAGGAGCTGGCGGCCCAGCACATCAAGCACACCCCGTACATCCTGCACATTCTGCGGCTCCACGCTGATAAAGGCGGCCCGCTGAAAACGTTTGCAGCGCACCAGCCAGCGGCCAAGCTCGGTTGCCAGCGCAGTCTTGCCCAAGCCACCGCTGCCCCGGATCACTGCGTACTGTTGCTGTGCCAGCAGACGTTCCATACGCAGCAACATTCTGCTGCGCCCGATAAAGCTGTGCTCCGGCTCCGCAGGCATGTTGCCCAGCTGATGCTTCCGGCCCTTTTGCGCCAGCCGTTGTTCCGCCTCACCCGGCCTGAGATTGAAGAGCTGCGGGTCATCCCTGTCCTGATAGAGCACCGGCACAAACCAGTCCTGCAATTCCAGATCGCCGGCCCCCATCTTCCTGCCCCGGAAGGGATCAGCAAAGAGCGCAGCCTGGGCAGACAGCATGGCATCGCCCACCCGTCCGCCCTGGGCCAGGGCCTGATAAAAAGCCGTGACAAAGCGGCGGGCTGTCTCCACCAGCACGGTATGGCTCATGGCGATCACCGAGCCCACCCCCTCTTCCAGCAATCTGGCCGCCACAGAGGAGGCAGGGTCAATCTCGGCCCTGGCGGTCTGGCAGGCATCCAGGACCATGAGCGGAACCCCGTAGGCCCGCAGCTCGGCAGCCAAGTCCTGAGCATGGACCAGCTCAAGCAGGCGTTGACCACATTTCCCGCTGTCCCGTGCCGCTTCAAAGCAGAGTGCGCCCAGTCCGACCTTGCGATCATAGACCCCGTGGCCGTCAAAGTGGACAATATCGTATGACTGGTCATGGTCTTTGGCCTCCTTGAGAGCGGTCTTCAGGGCGGGAAAGGTGGGAGGCCGGAGGATATCCACCTGCACCAGCCCTTCGCCCAAATCCTCCACTGCCTCAATCAGGGGCAAGGCACTGCTGCGATGATCAAAATAACCCACCGGCTTGCCCTCCTTGTTGATCTCCGGTCGGGGACTGAGCAGGAGCACCCGGATGGGCAGACTGGCCTGCCGGACAGGGATGTTATTGCGGTTGGGCAGACGACGGCGCACCTGAACAGGATTCCCGCCCTGACCGAGAAAGCCGGTCTTGTCATGCATGATCTCCCAGGGCAGGGCCAGCAGTTCAACTGCTGCCTCCCGGAACTGGGCCGCCTCATCTTCGCTGCTGCCTTCGGGTGGCTCAAAGTCCACCTGCACGGAAAAACGACGGGAGCCGCTCTGTCCCTGCCAGACCGTCAGTGGCTCGCGGGCGGATTCCGCTTGCAGGGCCGCATCGTATAAGGACTTGCCCCATGCCGACAACTCAGTCTCGGTCTTGGTGGCCCGATCTTTGAACACCCCCACTGGCCATTGGAAGTAGCGCTCAATGTACCAACGCAGCTCCTCCAGTTCCACCGGACCCAGTGGGGACGTGAAGCGGTAGCGGCGGCTGAGGATACTGCGCCCTGCTCCATCTGCCGGGATGTACTCCAGCTCGGCATTGGCAATGGCCCGGCGGATGCCGTCCTCCTCTTTGATCTGTGGATCAGTCAGCTTGAGGAGCAGCTCGGCCAGCGGCTTGGGTTGGACGGCCTCTGTCCTGTTCCAGTCATCAGGCAAGTGCAAGCCCAAGGCTGCGAAGATTGCAGGCAGGGCTTCGCTGAGACCATTCGGGGAATCAGCAACTTCAATGTAGAGTGGATCACCGGGAAAGGAGCGTTTGAAGATACGCATGGGCGTTCCGGGCAGGACCACCGGAATCACTTTGTAACCGTCCTTCCGCTGTTCAGCCTCATCCAGGGCGATCTCCAGCTCACGCTCCACCCACTCGGAGTCCAGGGCATCCAAACTGGTCACCACCAGGAAATGGCGGGCCGTGCGGATGCTCTCTTCGATCCGGGCCTTGAGATCATCGCCGCCGCTCAGTTCGCGGGAATCCACCCACGGCACCTGGCCGTGCAGCTCAAGCAGTTGGCGCAGTTGTTTGACAAGGTTGTCGTCTTTGGAGGAATGGGAGATGAAGATGTGATCGGACATGGAAGGTCTCCTTGTAGATGCAGGGATACGGAAAGGGATGATGGGGAGCAGGCCCACCTCTGCGGAAGGTATACCAAACGAGCTAGAATCGCTCTCTTAAAATTTCACCCAAAATCTGCATGGCTGTGGAGAGCTGGGCATCAGAGAGATAAGGGGCAGGGCCTAAACGCAAGCTCGTGCCACGATGATCCGTGTGTACACCCCGTTGCTTGAGCAAGTGTTGCAGGATATGGGCATGGGGCGTATGCAGGACCAGGAAACCACCCCGGTCATCGGGAGCAATTGACCTGTCATAGTCGATGAGGGTTGGATCCACATCAAGTGCATCAAAACAGGACAGCAGGTGCTTGATTTGATGTTGATTGATTGTGCGGAGAAATTCAGGGCTAAGTTGGTAGCGATGAAAGAACTCGAAGACCTTTGCGCCACGATAATGGCTTGTTGGGTCGTAGGTTGAACCTGCAAAGCGTGCCGCATCACTGGGGTATGGGACCCGGTTATCCTGCCTCTGCTGGCTCAATATGTCGAATTCTGCAAACCATCCTGTGATCACCGGACGCAGAGTACAACCAGGCGGCACTCGGAGAAAACAATTCCCCTCACCCAGCTGGCAATACTTATACCCGCCACCGACTATAAAGGCAGATGCAAGTCCCTCGTTTATGACGGAGAAGGGGACCACGTTAAGGGCATGGTAGGCATCGACCAGAAGCTCTGACCCGACCTCCTGACACCTGTCTGCCAGCCTGTCCAAGTCCTTAACGATCACAGCGCTATGGTAAAAAACTTTTGAAATGAGGACTGCTGCTGTTTTCTCATCAATCGCTGAACGCATACGCTCAACAAGATCAGCTGCCGGGGAGGAAGGTACTTTTATTATCTGGACACCCTCTTCACCAAGCCGGTCCAATTGCCTGCGTATAGTATGAAATTCTCCGTCGGTTGTGATCAGCTTGGGCCGTTTTCCTAAGGGGAGTGCGGATAAGAATTTCGTCACCAATTCGTGCGTATTAGAGCCAAGCGTGATATTACGCTCGTGATCCCCGATTAACCCGGCAAAGCCAGCCTTCACCGCCTGAGCCTGAGCAAAGGCGCGTTCCCATTTTTCATCGACATAACAGGCGGCATCCTCCCAGGCAAGGACTTGGCCGTCAAAGGCGCAGTCCGGCCAGGCCTGGTGGGAGTGACCCGTGAGTAAGAGGCGTTCTGCTACCCTGAACCGACTGTAGAGCGGAGCAAGTTTGTTGGGGGATTGATAGAGCTGCTCGGCTTGCATGTCATCCTGCTATGTCTGATCGTATCGCCCAAAGATCAGGGAAGAAAGGTTTGAAAAGGGTCCCGCGCAGATATTCGGCACCTGAAGAACCACCGGTACCTGGTTTGTCGCCAAGGATGCGTTCCACCGTTTTTACATGCTGATAACGCCATTCCTGGATCACTTCATCAATATCAAGCAAGCCCTCACAGATATAGCTCAATTGCGGGTCTGAATTGTATATCTCTCGTAAGATCTGTTGCGTTTCTTGTGATGGTGTGGTGGGTTCGTCAGATATCTTTCCTAAGGACTCCTTTGGCACGGGGTATCCAGAAGCATGGAGCAGGGCAAGGAATCCATCCCAAACAGATGGTTGGGCCATTCTGCGAAGAAGACGTTCATGCTCAGAGGGACTCTTGTTAAATATCTCCAGGATCTTTTTGCGTTTATAGCCCAGAGCGAACTCCAGTTCCCTGAACTGCGATGATTGGAATCCGCTGGCTGTTTGGAGTTTGTTACGAAAACTGAGAAACTCCACCGGAGTCATGGTCTTTAATATGTCCGTTTGCTGTACCAATACCTTAAAAATAGTACGGATACGTTTTATCGTGTGGGGGATTTTTTTACTCTCGCCAGCGAACATAAAGTCTGTGAGATGATCAATCTCGTGGAGAACTTCCTTGAACCAGAGTTCATAGGCTTGATGGATGATGATGAATAACATCTCATCATGTTCCGGTTTATCTGATGCAGGTTTCTGGAGCGAAAGAAGTTCCTCCACTTGAAGATAACGCCCATATGTCAGAGCCATATATTACTCCTTTTTGAAAGAGATCGATAATAATGTAGTAGGCGAAGGGTGCATTCCCAAAAAGTAGGAAGTTTACCCGACGAGCACAATTTTAAAACTGATTATATATATCAACAGGTTACAATGGAGCCGCTAAAGCCTATAAAGAGAAATATAAAAACATTATGCTCAGGTAAACAGTGCAAATCATCCAAAACGGGGTGGTTTGATCATTATCCTAAATGACATTTTGATAAAGCCAAACATAAATCATCGTAAAGTTAACTAGATAAGATTGGATAGCATTCCTGCTTTTTGCCTACTTTTTGGGAATGCTCCCGTAGGCGAAACAGGTATACCCGCCTGGTAAATCAAGAAGATGAAATTGATTCGGGAGAGGCCTGGAGAGCTGCCCGTGATCGGGGAAACGGGAAGAGTGTTTTCTTAACGTCGTACTGCAATGCTATACGGTGGTGTCAGCATTTCTTCCGCCTGTTGACTGATGATAGTCTGCGGATACTGCTTGCAGATGAGCTGAAAACATTTT contains:
- a CDS encoding glycosyltransferase, giving the protein MPRISVVIPCYNQGIFVDEAINSVLAQTWQDYEIIVVNDGSTDSFTDSHLRKLDFPKTRVLHTTNQGLASARNNGIREAQGEYILPLDADDRIGPTYLEQAIRLLDNDPELGIVYCKAQLFGDVETEWLLPEFSLQRILLDNIIFCTAFFKKSDWQAVGGFDSAMIYGWEDYDFWLSLLEMGRKVVQIQDILFYYRVAADSMVRARPRQHKVESFARIFRKHPDLYAQHIEVWVDKLLDVTEPYHQAALFPEGSKAENHPDLVRKIDPGIRRLQFTLTPEQGRSFIFRPADHQVILRIQRISLEGSDDNENPVTYSHTADFIQDGAFFFCSSIPSLQLHLPEHDRAKDSYFLIIEIEYLAFGQDCLPLLVNLLKDQMTKPDESLSPPVSPAQSVFWSFRVKWFIKALSYRLIPARRFHYQKIEQSGLFDNEFYLNGDPELALLGLDPLLHYLENGAKERRKPNPLFDVAWYCHEYKLTAEQDPLLHYIEQGWKQGNKPHPLFFTSYYAEKYPESIAENQTPLAHYLKLENRISQSPMPFFDMGYYCERNPTIRKGWTFPLLHFWRFGNEEEQLPTPLFDPEFYRETYQLEELSHVGLFLHYAEQGWKKEYRPSALFDAEFYNSTYPESQNTFNPLEYYQEHGLTAGHYPCREIADLPKKPVISILVPVFNTDEGLLRRCIHSVLYQAYPHWELCLVDDGSSAEHIPPLLKEYAARDKRIKISLEKENVGISLVTNKAAQLASGEYFAFLDHDDELTLDALYQVVLAINTYDPDALYSDEELIDWRGLRCTNFYKSDYNPELLLCHNYITHFFVTRSTLFRQVGGLSAECTGAQDYDLVLKVAEQSKRIHHIRRSLYRWRAAETSTSIHHDQKDYADAAGLKALSNAVERRGMEATVQRGPLNFYYRLQRQAKETCQVTALIRVSDKMETPGEWLQELLARTAYPHIDYIVLLRGDKEDISVELPEALLTRINFYQLEEQETEAAALNRLAEQAMGEHLIFLQPGILPQEENWVETMLAYSQEEGCGVVGGVVAGPDEEINNLALPDLSDKSCQAFRSLLTEGSVHLNGMHCPQNVLACSFDFCMIEIKLFRTMQGFDGESFPEYLYDIDFCLRLREAGREHIFTPFCKAVITASKERFSSTEDWIDEKICFQKRWRAVLEYNPYYNENRLLTELQVSREEWLHWIAGGGRL
- the tnpA gene encoding IS200/IS605 family transposase produces the protein MSHSYISCHIHYVFSTKDREPWITADIRERLHKYMSGTARKHKMASLRIGGTEDHIHQLVSLPSTLSVAQAVQLIKGNASKWVHDTFPQHQHFPWQEGYAGFSVSVSQLERIIAYIDNQQEHHRFSSFEEEFLLLLKKHQTKYDERYVFG
- a CDS encoding CHAT domain-containing protein — encoded protein: MSDHIFISHSSKDDNLVKQLRQLLELHGQVPWVDSRELSGGDDLKARIEESIRTARHFLVVTSLDALDSEWVERELEIALDEAEQRKDGYKVIPVVLPGTPMRIFKRSFPGDPLYIEVADSPNGLSEALPAIFAALGLHLPDDWNRTEAVQPKPLAELLLKLTDPQIKEEDGIRRAIANAELEYIPADGAGRSILSRRYRFTSPLGPVELEELRWYIERYFQWPVGVFKDRATKTETELSAWGKSLYDAALQAESAREPLTVWQGQSGSRRFSVQVDFEPPEGSSEDEAAQFREAAVELLALPWEIMHDKTGFLGQGGNPVQVRRRLPNRNNIPVRQASLPIRVLLLSPRPEINKEGKPVGYFDHRSSALPLIEAVEDLGEGLVQVDILRPPTFPALKTALKEAKDHDQSYDIVHFDGHGVYDRKVGLGALCFEAARDSGKCGQRLLELVHAQDLAAELRAYGVPLMVLDACQTARAEIDPASSVAARLLEEGVGSVIAMSHTVLVETARRFVTAFYQALAQGGRVGDAMLSAQAALFADPFRGRKMGAGDLELQDWFVPVLYQDRDDPQLFNLRPGEAEQRLAQKGRKHQLGNMPAEPEHSFIGRSRMLLRMERLLAQQQYAVIRGSGGLGKTALATELGRWLVRCKRFQRAAFISVEPQNVQDVRGVLDVLGRQLLPQYSVATYPEQDGDALALARQPVERALRDHPTLILLDNMESVLPDHEGCNPAGAADVSELLDLCQQLLEAAPDCCLLFTSREALPSPFSGTKNTVELGRLDRPEAVKLVEQVMALHGWEPPRDDSATTPKEIDELVETVNCHPRALVLLAREVVNGVRVTAASAAELMARLEAANPGDRENSLYASVELSLRRLPPEMREQIKGLAVFHGGGSLAIIKRVLGIDDDEVKAMATQLIEVGLGEPQKPAYLNLDPALPAYLRLGQSADQLAELETAWAKAMTQLISLMYQQIVKRTNVSSQLTLLELPNLVALLEYLEQEIAANPTKAEEVSAIAGTIEQLLAPLNRPQALTRAVELRQKTANMLPDWGKARFQQEQLVIERLREQGELQAAYEKAQALLKKTQAAGTTAYEGADYDLAMAHILWGDALQLSGQIDSAYDYFLKSEQLFEGIGKLGEHMAVVALSSQGDSLVDLGRLDQAADKYKEAITQSKDQQDFRQLAVTKGQLARLCRLQKRYIDALAENQEILQLFEELKEPASVASVATVWHEIGMVHQGDEQYEEAETAYRRSLEMNTLHKNLSGQAENLTMLGNLYDDCLHRPDEAINFYRQAACIYADLKDIRYEGAVRNNIAETLRKLKRSDEARQEIKRAIECAQEIGIAAEPWKTFSILRYIELSEGNAAAAKAAWQQARAAYLAYRRQGGYAQTPGGKLADQIVEAMQQGKAKEMAQALHQIAEAGRGDRPVAPTVPLLLAVLKGSRDAALADDPVLYYHDAAELLFLMERLGGR
- a CDS encoding DegT/DnrJ/EryC1/StrS family aminotransferase — protein: MQAEQLYQSPNKLAPLYSRFRVAERLLLTGHSHQAWPDCAFDGQVLAWEDAACYVDEKWERAFAQAQAVKAGFAGLIGDHERNITLGSNTHELVTKFLSALPLGKRPKLITTDGEFHTIRRQLDRLGEEGVQIIKVPSSPAADLVERMRSAIDEKTAAVLISKVFYHSAVIVKDLDRLADRCQEVGSELLVDAYHALNVVPFSVINEGLASAFIVGGGYKYCQLGEGNCFLRVPPGCTLRPVITGWFAEFDILSQQRQDNRVPYPSDAARFAGSTYDPTSHYRGAKVFEFFHRYQLSPEFLRTINQHQIKHLLSCFDALDVDPTLIDYDRSIAPDDRGGFLVLHTPHAHILQHLLKQRGVHTDHRGTSLRLGPAPYLSDAQLSTAMQILGEILRERF
- a CDS encoding tryptophan 2,3-dioxygenase family protein, with protein sequence MALTYGRYLQVEELLSLQKPASDKPEHDEMLFIIIHQAYELWFKEVLHEIDHLTDFMFAGESKKIPHTIKRIRTIFKVLVQQTDILKTMTPVEFLSFRNKLQTASGFQSSQFRELEFALGYKRKKILEIFNKSPSEHERLLRRMAQPSVWDGFLALLHASGYPVPKESLGKISDEPTTPSQETQQILREIYNSDPQLSYICEGLLDIDEVIQEWRYQHVKTVERILGDKPGTGGSSGAEYLRGTLFKPFFPDLWAIRSDIAG